A stretch of Brevundimonas naejangsanensis DNA encodes these proteins:
- a CDS encoding TatD family hydrolase encodes MLIDSHVNLHAPQFDEDREAVIDRARQAGVRLMVEISDKLSTFEATHALAMANADIWCTVGVHPHEAKDYADLTADRLVELADRPRVIGIGECGLDFHYDLSPRDVQATVFRQHIEAARRTGLPLVIHTREADAVMADILSEEHGRAPFKLLMHCYTSGLELAETVMELGAWFSVSGIATFKAAEEVREVIRRMPEDRIIVETDCPYLAPVPHRGRRNEPAYVGLVLEKLAEIRGWTPEQADRLTTDAFFDLFDRIPRPAE; translated from the coding sequence ATGCTCATCGACAGCCACGTCAACCTTCACGCTCCCCAGTTCGACGAGGATCGCGAAGCGGTGATCGACCGCGCGCGCCAGGCGGGCGTGCGGCTGATGGTCGAGATTTCCGACAAGCTGTCGACCTTCGAGGCGACCCACGCCCTGGCCATGGCCAACGCCGACATCTGGTGCACGGTCGGGGTCCATCCGCACGAGGCCAAGGATTACGCCGACCTGACCGCCGACCGCCTGGTCGAACTGGCGGACCGGCCGCGCGTCATCGGCATTGGCGAATGCGGCCTGGACTTCCACTACGACCTGAGCCCGCGCGACGTGCAGGCGACGGTCTTTCGCCAGCACATCGAGGCGGCGCGCCGCACCGGCCTGCCTCTGGTGATCCACACGCGCGAGGCCGACGCCGTCATGGCCGACATCCTGAGTGAAGAGCACGGACGCGCGCCGTTCAAGCTCCTGATGCACTGCTACACCAGCGGCCTGGAATTGGCTGAAACCGTTATGGAACTGGGCGCCTGGTTCTCGGTTTCCGGCATCGCCACCTTCAAGGCGGCGGAGGAGGTGAGGGAGGTCATCCGTCGCATGCCCGAAGACCGCATCATCGTCGAGACCGATTGCCCCTATCTGGCGCCTGTGCCGCATCGCGGCCGCCGCAACGAGCCCGCCTATGTCGGCCTGGTGCTGGAGAAGCTGGCCGAAATCCGGGGCTGGACGCCGGAACAGGCCGACCGGCTGACGACCGACGCCTTCTTCGACCTGTTCGACCGCATTCCCAGGCCCGCCGAATGA
- a CDS encoding MBL fold metallo-hydrolase, whose amino-acid sequence MSEPGALEVVILGCGSSGGVPRGDGDWGDCDPAEPRNRRTRCSMLARRHGPDGQTNVVIDTSPDFRQQMLAARVSHVDAVLYTHDHADQTHGIDDLRVFAVHARRRIPAWMDAATQHVLTRRFDYIFESHHGYPAIVEAHRIPPHGQPWTVEGPGGAVPVTTFDQAHGPIRSVGYRLGPVAYSSDVSDLDDAALEAVRGADLWIIDALRYTPHPTHAHVDQALDWIARAEVSKAVLTNLHIDLDYNALARRLPPHVEVAFDGWSGRFSL is encoded by the coding sequence ATGAGCGAGCCGGGCGCGCTGGAGGTCGTCATCCTGGGCTGCGGCTCGTCGGGCGGTGTGCCGCGCGGCGACGGCGACTGGGGCGACTGCGACCCGGCCGAGCCCCGCAACCGACGGACCCGATGCTCCATGCTGGCGCGTCGCCACGGTCCGGACGGCCAGACCAATGTGGTGATCGACACCTCGCCCGACTTCCGCCAGCAGATGCTGGCCGCCCGGGTCAGCCACGTCGACGCCGTCCTCTATACCCACGACCACGCCGACCAGACCCACGGGATCGACGACCTGCGCGTCTTCGCCGTCCACGCGCGCCGGCGCATCCCCGCCTGGATGGACGCCGCGACCCAGCACGTCCTGACGCGCCGGTTCGACTACATCTTCGAGAGCCATCACGGCTATCCGGCCATCGTCGAGGCGCACCGCATCCCGCCGCACGGCCAGCCCTGGACGGTGGAAGGGCCCGGCGGCGCCGTTCCGGTCACGACCTTCGACCAGGCCCATGGCCCTATCCGTTCGGTCGGCTATCGCCTGGGGCCGGTCGCCTATTCCAGCGACGTGTCCGACCTGGACGACGCCGCGCTGGAGGCGGTACGCGGCGCTGACCTCTGGATCATCGACGCACTGCGCTACACGCCGCACCCGACCCACGCCCACGTGGACCAGGCCCTGGACTGGATCGCCCGCGCCGAGGTCTCGAAAGCCGTGCTGACCAATTTGCATATTGATCTGGATTACAATGCATTGGCGCGGCGTCTTCCGCCACATGTCGAAGTGGCGTTCGATGGGTGGAGCGGTCGGTTTTCTCTCTAG